A segment of the Hymenobacter volaticus genome:
GTGGCCACTTCCAAAGATCCGGCCGCTGGCTTCACCGACAGGGGTATCTTGCTGGCGTTTGGAAAAGAGGCCATCGACCCCTTCGTGCTGGAAGAAAACGGACAACTATACATCACCTGGAAGGCTTACGGACTGGATCAGCGGCCCATTGAAATTTTAGGCAGCCGACTTTCCGCGGATGGCTTGCACTTGGAGGGAGAGCCATTTACCCTGCTCCGGGATGAGCAGAAAAAAGGCTTGGAAGGCCAATGCTTGGTGAAGCATGGCACTTACTACTACCTGTTCTATTCCTTGGGCAACTGCTGTGGTCGGGACTGTAGCTACCAGGTGGAAGTGGCCCGGTCGGCTACCTTGCGCGGCCCTTACACCCGCTTTACCAATAACCCCATCCTAGCCGAAACCGACAACTGGAAATGCACCGGTCATGGTACGGTAGTACGCTCCGAAGAAGGCAAAGACTTTTTGCTCTACCACGCCTACAGCAAAACGGGGGACGTGTATACCGGCCGGCAAGGCATGCTAGGCGAAGTGGTTTGGGATAACCCAACGGGTTGGCCCACGATACAGCCAATGGGGAAGAAAGTGGCCTCAAGTACAAGCAAGAACCTCCGGGATGAGTTTTCAACCGCGTTGCTTTCCTACGCTTGGCAGTGGGATTTTCGCCATAGCCAGCCAACTTGGACGATAACGAAAGGGACGTTGTCGCTAGCGGGGCAAGCCGCCGTCGATAATCCGAGCGGCACGGCGTTAACTGTTCGTCCGCTCACCGACACGTACGCAATAGCGACGGAAGTAGTCGAGCGTAATGCAGCCTTGAAAGGGCTAGTGCTCTACGGTGACGCGGACCAGGCAGTGGGCATCGGGGTCCGCAATAGCGCGGTGGAAGTATGGGCGGTAAAAAACAAAAAGAGAACGGTGTTGCACGAAACGGCCGTTGGCGCGGGCCAGCCGGTGCAAGTGAAAATGGTGGTAGTGAAAGGCTATCAGTGTCGGTTTTTCTGGCGGGAAAGCGGCAAGACCTGGCGCGAGCTACCAACGGGGAGTGCGTACTACAATGCCGATTTTCTGCCCCCGTGGGACCGTTGCCCCCGGCCCGGCTTGCTGCACCAGGGTGCTGCAACCGACCCGGCTAGATTCAGCTTTTTCGAGATTCTATACCAATAGGTTTGTGGTTTCAGCAAACTATCCACGCCGGTTAGCAAAGCACCCGTAGGCCAATTCATT
Coding sequences within it:
- a CDS encoding family 43 glycosylhydrolase, with amino-acid sequence MARTLASRTRNYRVEWRLFLMFFVLSVLYTARAVSYASFPKENPTFLKQKEVGRSSQADSSQRLENPVIPGDFADPSIIRQGKVYYATGTSSEWAPHFPLFKSTDMLHWQQIGYVLPKTPAWAKASFWAPELFYHNGTYYAYYVARKKSDGLSCIGVATSKDPAAGFTDRGILLAFGKEAIDPFVLEENGQLYITWKAYGLDQRPIEILGSRLSADGLHLEGEPFTLLRDEQKKGLEGQCLVKHGTYYYLFYSLGNCCGRDCSYQVEVARSATLRGPYTRFTNNPILAETDNWKCTGHGTVVRSEEGKDFLLYHAYSKTGDVYTGRQGMLGEVVWDNPTGWPTIQPMGKKVASSTSKNLRDEFSTALLSYAWQWDFRHSQPTWTITKGTLSLAGQAAVDNPSGTALTVRPLTDTYAIATEVVERNAALKGLVLYGDADQAVGIGVRNSAVEVWAVKNKKRTVLHETAVGAGQPVQVKMVVVKGYQCRFFWRESGKTWRELPTGSAYYNADFLPPWDRCPRPGLLHQGAATDPARFSFFEILYQ